The genomic segment ACATCATTTCTTATTTCTACAGTTAAATCTAAATTCGGAAACTTACTATTATAATAATCTATTTCCTTTTGCGCGTGTTCTGCAAATTCTGTACAATTAAAACGACTTTCACTTTTCCTGGTTTCTCTCTTTGGAAAAGCTTTTAGAATCTTTTTAGCTTCTTTTAATACGTTTTTGTTGATAACGCCATACAAACTTTCGCCTACAAATCTAAAATTATCTGTTCCACGTTCTTCTAACATGGTTAGTTGCTTTTCTATTTCTAAACGCTTTCCTCTTAAAATAAAAGCAATGGTTGGGTCTTCAATTTCATCTATAGGAATGTTGTATAGTTTTCGCTTTTCCAACTCTGGATCTATCGAAATTAATCGATATTTAAACGATGGAAGTTTCTTGAATTTATTCTCTTTAAATTTCTTCCATTCCTCGTTACTATTTACAGGAGTTGTTCTTAAAAGGAAAGACATTCTCTCGCTAATTGCTGCTAATTGCGTGTCCGATTCTCGGGTTACTCTGTCTATATGCGTTTTTCCAAGCATTAAATAATTCTCGAAACTATCTGTGGTTTGTACTCTAATAAATTCGTAAACTGCTCTTTTTATGGTTTCTGAAAAAACGCCATAAAATACTCTAAAAAACAAGGAATAAAGCTCGTTTGTAAGTGTATTTTTATATAAAACTGGTACTTGAATTCCAATAATTAGCATTCCTGTTTTTTTGGAAGTATCTAAATCTACAAGTGGTTCTAAGTGTTTTGGATGTTTAGGGTTATGATCGCTTACATACGCAGAAACATTTGGGTATGTAAGATTTAATTTATTAAAACCTTCTTCCAATGCCTTTGCGGTTTCTGAAGCAATTTTAACAGGACAATTAATATGAAATTTCGTGCTCGTATTTTCGCTATCTGGCCAAACTTCTAGAGCTAAAAAAGTTTCAAATTTTTCTGATACAATTAATCTTATGGCTTCTAAAAGCTTTGTGATATCTATACTTTCATCAACGATTAAGTAAGAAGCTTGTGTTTTTAATAATCTTGAGAAATAAACATCTGGTTCTTTAAATCTATAAACACAAATAAAAGGTAAAAATTTATCGATATGTAAAATTCCGTTATTTGGTAATTCGTAATTTAAAGGTGAATCGCTATGTATTTTCTCACAAATTTCTTGTATTATATTTGAATCTATATGCTTGTTTTTACTCATGTAAATTGTATTCTTTATAAAATTCTTCTGCGTGTTTTTTTAACTCCGTTTTTAAATATTGCTCTACAGACTTTACCACTTCTGGATACATTATTTGTGCTAATTCATCACAATAAATTTTAGCAATTTCGGTTGCTAAAACCAATGTATTCTTAAAATTCTGAGTAATATATTTTAAGAAATATCCATTTCCTTGAAAAGTATCGTTAATTTTTGAAGTCGCATTTATGCCATTTGGGAAAGGTGTTTTTTCTAACGTTTCTCTCCAAGATTCTATTACTTTTCCAAAACGATTGTTATCTACATTGCTTGTTCCTAAATTCCAAGCTGGTACTTCTCTATCCCATCGTTTCCAGTTGTAAGAATGCATATCATACACTACACATATACCAAATTTTTCTTCTAATTTTTCGATTAATGCGTGTACAACTTTATAGAAGTTGGTGTGTTTCTGTAAACTTTTTTCTATTTGATTTTCTGTTAACGGATTTTTCCACAACTGTTTTCCCCAAGCATCTGTATAAATGGCATTATCTGGTGCTCTGTTTAGATCATACTCGAAACGAGAATCCATTCCAGCAATAACTATAGGATGCGATTTTACCATTTCTTTCGTTTCTGGGTCTTCTTCAAACCAGCGTTCGTAAGCTGTATGCAAACAATTATCCCATAATTCTTTTCTAAATTGATGCCCATCATGCACAGCTCCACAAGCATAATGCACATATTTATCAATTTTTATAGTAAAAGAATAGTCACTTGAAACTGCTTCAAAAGTTTCTTCGTTTTTAATCTTCGTTACAATTTCTTCAACAGTTAATTTTAACATATTAACCAATAATTTTCTTTAAAATTCCAAATACTTTTTTCTCGTAAAAATCGACAGAACCATCAGCAAAAAATACATTTTTAATGTTTCTTAATAATTCATCTTTTTCTGATTGTGTAAAATCGTTTTCGGAAAAATATTGCTGAATTTTATCTAAATTTTCCTCCTCTGAATCCACTACAACTTCTGTATGAATTTTATGAAACGTCTTTTCATCGACTTTAGAAAGTATAAATTCTTGTTCGTTTTTATCTTCTATATGATTGCAATGTGCTGCGTATAAAAGCACATAAGCTTCAAATTCTTTTCTGGTCCAATCTAAATTCATAATTATAATGCTATTGGTAAATTGTTTGTACTGCCCCACTCTGTCCAAGAACCATCGTAAACTGCAACATTTTTTACTCCTGCAATTGCTGCGCCTAACGCTAAAATTGATGCTGTAATGCCAGAACCACAAGTAAAAATTATTTGTTCTTTATTTTTATAGTCCTTAAAAATGTTTTTTAATTCTTCTGCGGATTTCATTTTACCACTTTGCTGCATTTCAATAAAAGGTAAACTCACAGAATTAGGAATGTGTCCGCTTTTTAAATCGTTTCTTGGTTCTGGTTCTGTTCCGTAAAAACGACCTTTTGAACGAGCATCTGCTATTAAAATGGCTTTATTTTCTATGGAATTTAGCACATCGTTTGTAAACTTTAATTTTTCTGGTTTGTAATAGACTTTAAAATTTCCTTTTTTAGGTTGATGTGTTTTAGGTGTTTCAATAGGATAATTTTTTGATTTCCATTCTGGAAAGCCTCCATCTAGAATAGCAATATTTTTAAAACCCATTAATTGAAACATCCACCAAACTCTTGGTGAAGAATAAGTACCTAAATCGTCATAACAAACTAATACAGAATCTTTATTTATGCCTAATTCTTGGGCTTTTTCTTGAAATTCTTTGGGAGCTAAAACTGTATTTGGAAAAGGTACTTTCTTATCTGAAAACACATTTTTTAAATCAAAAAAAAGGGCTCCTTTAATCTGTTTTTTATCTGTAGAATTTTGTGATTTGTCAGTCACTTTCGGAATTGTACAATCTAAAATAATTAAATTTTCGTTCTCTAAATTGTTGTACAACCAATCTACAGAAACCAAAGGAGAGCTTATATGTAAGGACATAGCAAATGTGTTTTAAAATTTTAGTATTTTTTGAGAAACTCTCAATAAAAACTTCTAGCTTCCAACTTCCAACTTCCAACTAAAAACTAAGCTTCATCAACCAACTTCTTTAAGCTTGATTTTCGTCTAAAAGCAGCATCTTTTTCCAACACTTTACTTTCCATAAAATTAACTACCTTTTCTTGAACTCTTGTTTTATAAACTTTGTTCATATACGTAATTCCTCCAGGAGACATTACATTTACTTCTACTAATTTGCCTCCAATTACGTCAATACCCACAAAATAGAGTCCGTCTTTTACTAATTTTGGTCCAATTCTATTACACAATTTTTTTTCTTCTGCAGTTAGTTTATGTTTGGCAATACTTCCACCAGCAGAAACATTAGATCTATGATCTTTTTCCCCTGGAATTCTACGCATTGCACCAATTGGAACTCCATTTAAAATTAATACACGAACGTCTCCTTGATTTGCTCCTTCTATATATTCTTGCAGAATTACATAATCTGAACCACCATCGCTTTTGCTTATGTAAAAATCTAACAACGAATTAATATTTCCCATTGCCGATTTTTCAATTAAAATAACTCCAGAGCCACCAAAACCGTTCAAAGGTTTTAAAATCATTTTATCGGAAGGAGATTCCTCTATCATTTTAATTAAATAATCTTTGTTTTTAGAAACGTGTGTTACAGGAATAATCTCGTTGTTTGGATCTTCGAAAACAGCTGTATATAGTTTGTTATTAGCTTCACGCATTCCTTGTACAGAATTTATAATGAAAACATCGTCTTTAACAGAGTCTAAGAAATTTAGCATTAAAGGATCTAAAGGTGGTTCTGCACGCATAAAAATAACATCGAAACCTGCCAAAGGAAGCATTTCTTCTCTTGTAGTTGTTTTGTTATAAAACGACTTTATATTGGATGGAACTTTTTCTGTTCTGTTTAAAATGGTACAAAAAGCGTTGGTAACACTGTTTCTAATGGTTAAATTAGAAGGTGTACAAATGGCAACTCCATGCCCTCTTTTTACACATTCGTGAATTAAGGTTAATGATGTATCGTTTTCTGGAGATTTTATGTTCTCCCATGGATACATTAAAAAACATACGTTCATATTTATTTTTTTAAAATTTTTAATTTCTTATTAAATAGAAAGCTTAGATCTTAAATCTGCGACTAAAAACTGCAACTGCCTACTAAATACTAAGACTGCTACTGCCAACTGAAGACTACTTCACTTTATCATAATTATCGTCCCAATTTTTAGGTTTTGGTTCGTGTAATTTACCCAAAGATTTCGCAACCAACATAGATACAGTTGCATCTCCAGTAACATTTACAGTAGTTCTACACATATCTAAAGGTCTGTCTACTGCAAAAATAAGTGCCAAACCAATGGGCAATAATTCCGCAGGAAAACCAATAGATTCTAAAACAATTACTAACATAACCATACCTGCACTTGGTACAGCTGCAGAACCTATAGAGGCTAATAAAGCTGTTAAAACAATTACTAATTGATTCGAAAAAGTTAAACCTTCTGGCCAAATAACTTGCATAATAAAAACGGCTGCAATACCTTGATATAAACTTGTTCCATCCATATTAATCGTTGCTCCAACTGGTAAAACAAACCCTGAAACTTCTTTATCTACGCCCAAATGTTCTTCTACTCTCTCCATAGTTACTGGTAAAGTTGCTGCAC from the Polaribacter cellanae genome contains:
- a CDS encoding flavohemoglobin expression-modulating QEGLA motif protein; amino-acid sequence: MSKNKHIDSNIIQEICEKIHSDSPLNYELPNNGILHIDKFLPFICVYRFKEPDVYFSRLLKTQASYLIVDESIDITKLLEAIRLIVSEKFETFLALEVWPDSENTSTKFHINCPVKIASETAKALEEGFNKLNLTYPNVSAYVSDHNPKHPKHLEPLVDLDTSKKTGMLIIGIQVPVLYKNTLTNELYSLFFRVFYGVFSETIKRAVYEFIRVQTTDSFENYLMLGKTHIDRVTRESDTQLAAISERMSFLLRTTPVNSNEEWKKFKENKFKKLPSFKYRLISIDPELEKRKLYNIPIDEIEDPTIAFILRGKRLEIEKQLTMLEERGTDNFRFVGESLYGVINKNVLKEAKKILKAFPKRETRKSESRFNCTEFAEHAQKEIDYYNSKFPNLDLTVEIRNDVAGIMVSKTKLLINDEISLDANRCDALIQHEVATHILTYCNGKRQPLKQMYEGFEGYDQLQEGLAVIAEYLVGGLTVNRLRLLAGRVIGVQSMVNGLTFIETFKKLCKKYAFSERIAYYITMRVYRGGGLTKDAVYLAGLIDLLKYLKEGGSLENLYTGKFNITHTALIEELLYRNVLVKPELPRFLERKNVQKRLKKLYKGLDIIELAD
- a CDS encoding N-formylglutamate amidohydrolase, translating into MLKLTVEEIVTKIKNEETFEAVSSDYSFTIKIDKYVHYACGAVHDGHQFRKELWDNCLHTAYERWFEEDPETKEMVKSHPIVIAGMDSRFEYDLNRAPDNAIYTDAWGKQLWKNPLTENQIEKSLQKHTNFYKVVHALIEKLEEKFGICVVYDMHSYNWKRWDREVPAWNLGTSNVDNNRFGKVIESWRETLEKTPFPNGINATSKINDTFQGNGYFLKYITQNFKNTLVLATEIAKIYCDELAQIMYPEVVKSVEQYLKTELKKHAEEFYKEYNLHE
- a CDS encoding sulfurtransferase codes for the protein MSLHISSPLVSVDWLYNNLENENLIILDCTIPKVTDKSQNSTDKKQIKGALFFDLKNVFSDKKVPFPNTVLAPKEFQEKAQELGINKDSVLVCYDDLGTYSSPRVWWMFQLMGFKNIAILDGGFPEWKSKNYPIETPKTHQPKKGNFKVYYKPEKLKFTNDVLNSIENKAILIADARSKGRFYGTEPEPRNDLKSGHIPNSVSLPFIEMQQSGKMKSAEELKNIFKDYKNKEQIIFTCGSGITASILALGAAIAGVKNVAVYDGSWTEWGSTNNLPIAL
- the gshB gene encoding glutathione synthase, producing MNVCFLMYPWENIKSPENDTSLTLIHECVKRGHGVAICTPSNLTIRNSVTNAFCTILNRTEKVPSNIKSFYNKTTTREEMLPLAGFDVIFMRAEPPLDPLMLNFLDSVKDDVFIINSVQGMREANNKLYTAVFEDPNNEIIPVTHVSKNKDYLIKMIEESPSDKMILKPLNGFGGSGVILIEKSAMGNINSLLDFYISKSDGGSDYVILQEYIEGANQGDVRVLILNGVPIGAMRRIPGEKDHRSNVSAGGSIAKHKLTAEEKKLCNRIGPKLVKDGLYFVGIDVIGGKLVEVNVMSPGGITYMNKVYKTRVQEKVVNFMESKVLEKDAAFRRKSSLKKLVDEA